From a single Triplophysa rosa linkage group LG1, Trosa_1v2, whole genome shotgun sequence genomic region:
- the dnajc3b gene encoding dnaJ homolog subfamily C member 3b, translating to MESGRRRGMSSVMSSLSLLCVLLDLQLDGVLGATPVEIEHHLEMGRKLLAAGQLAEALSHYHSAVEGDSKNYLTYYKRAAVFLAMGKSKSALPDLTQAIQLKPDFLAARLQRGNILLKQGSTQEAREDFQAVLKRSPDNEEAHDQLHKIDELELLQEEAQEAHHRGDYVTTVQVLERVIEVSPWDPESRELRAECYIRLGEPRKAIMDLTPATRLRADNRAAYLKLSQLHYSLGDHHDSLNQVRECLKLDQDDKECFAHYKQVKKLSKHLDSAEELISEQRYQEAIEKYESVMSTEPKVQFYSNKARERICFCLVKMKSGEEAVDICSEAHQREPQNIHILRDRAEAYILLQEYEKAVEDYQEAREFDQDNQELREGLDRAQKLLKLSRKRDYYKILGVSRSANKQEIIKAYRKLAQQWHPDNFQSEAEKKEAEKKFIDIASAKEVLTDPEMRQKFDSGEDPLDPENQQGGGGGGGREWPFGFNPFEGGNYHFKFHYN from the exons ATGGAGTCGGGACGGCGGAGAGGTATGAGCAGTGTCATGTCATCTCTGTCTCTGCTCTGTGTGCTCCTAGACCTGCAGTTGGACG gTGTGTTAGGAGCCACACCTGTTGAGATTGAGCATCATTTGGAAATGGGTCGTAAGCTGCTGGCAGCGGGACAGCTTGCTGAAGCCCTGTCTCACTATCACTCAGCTGTTG AGGGCGACTCAAAAAATTACCTGACATACTACAAACGTGCCGCTGTTTTCTTGGCAATGGGCAAGTCCAAATCAGCACTGCCAGACCTGACACAGGCAATACAGCTCAAGCCAGACTTCCTAGCT GCCAGATTGCAGAGGGGTAATATTCTGCTGAAGCAGGGAAGCACCCAAGAGGCTAGAGAAGACTTTCAAGCAGTA CTTAAACGTTCCCCAGACAATGAGGAAGCTCATGATCAACTTCACAAGATCGATGAGCTAGAATTACTCCAGGAAGAGGCACAAGAAGCCCATCACCGTGGCGACTATGTCACTACTGTCCAGGTGCTGGAGAGGGTCATAGAG GTCTCTCCTTGGGACCCGGAGTCTCGAGAGCTCAGGGCAGAGTGTTACATCCGGCTCGGGGAGCCACGAAAGGCCATTATGGACTTAACTCCAGCAACACGTCTCCGTGCAGACAACCGAGCAGCTTACCTGAAACTTAGTCAGCTCCACTACAGTCTAGGCGATCATCATGACTCTCTTAA TCAGGTCCGAGAGTGTCTTAAGCTGGATCAGGATGATAAGGAGTGTTTTGCCCACTACAAACAAGTTAAGAAGCTTAGCAAGCATCTGGACTCTGCAGAGGAACTGATCTCAGAACAGAG GTATCAGGAAGCCATTGAAAAGTATGAGTCAGTGATGAGTACAGAGCCAAAAGTTCAGTTCTATAGTAATAAGGCAAGAGAGAGGATCTGCTTCTGCTTAGTCAAA ATGAAGAGTGGTGAGGAGGCTGTAGATATATGTTCAGAAGCTCACCAGAGAGAACCTCAGAATATCCACATCCTCCGGGATAGAGCGGAGGCCTACATCCTACTGCAGGAATATGAGAAAg CTGTGGAGGACTATCAGGAGGCTCGGGAGTTTGATCAAGACAACCAGGAGCTTCGTGAAGGTCTTGATCGAGCACAGAAGCTCCTCAAACTCTCTCGCAAGAGGGATTATTACAAGATCCTGGGAGTGAGCAG GAGTGCCAACAAACAGGAAATAATAAAAGCTTATAGAAAACTGGCTCAGCAGTGGCATCCTGATAATTTCCAGTCTGAAGCAGAAAAGAAAGAAGCAGAGAAAAAGTTTATTGATATCGCCTCGGCAAAGGAGGTGCTTACAGATCCAG AAATGCGTCAGAAGTTTGATTCAGGAGAGGATCCTTTAGACCCAGAGAATCAGCAGGGTGGAGGAGGGGGAGGAGGCAGAGAATGGCCCTTTGGCTTCAACCCCTTTGAGGGTG
- the cldn15a gene encoding claudin-15a: MDPILEVVALTLGFLSWIMVGVAIPNRYWKVSTIDGTVITTSTIYENLWMSCATDSTGVHNCREFPSMLALSGYIQASRALMIASVVSGTFGVVCTLIGMQCSKAGGENYVLKGRIAGTGGVFFLLQGLCTMISASWYAFNITQDFFNPIYPGQKYEIGEGLYISWASGTLAICGGACLMFSCKFGTKEKSGYPYQPSRGTVYSASASRKDVQSTYGRNAYV; the protein is encoded by the exons ATGGACCCAATTCTTGAAGTTGTGGCTTTAACTCTCGGCTTTTTGAGTTGGATAATGGTTGGCGTTGCTATTCCTAACCGTTACTGGAAAGTCTCCACCATAGATGGGACTGTTATTACAACTTCGACAATTTACGAAAATCTGTGGATGTCATGCGCCACGGACTCGACAGGAGTGCACAACTGCCGTGAATTTCCATCCATGCTTGCACTTTCTG GCTATATCCAAGCGTCTCGGGCTCTTATGATCGCCTCAGTGGTGTCTGGGACTTTCGGAGTGGTGTGTACCCTCATCGGCATGCAGTGCTCTAAAGCAGGTGGAGAGAACTACGTGCTTAAAGGCAGAATTGCCGGTACCGGTGGCGTATTTTTCCTTCTTCAAG GCTTGTGCACGATGATATCAGCGTCATGGTACGCGTTCAACATCACTCAGGACTTCTTCAATCCAATCTATCCTGGACAAAA aTATGAGATTGGAGAGGGTTTATATATTAGCTGGGCCTCTGGTACTCTAGCCATCTGTGGTGGAGCTTGTCTAATGTTTTCCTGCAAATTTGGCACAAAAGAGAAGAG TGGTTACCCGTACCAGCCCTCACGGGGAACAGTCTACTCAGCATCTGCCTCCAGGAAAGACGTTCAGAGCACTTATGGAAGAAATGCCTATGTCTGA
- the fis1 gene encoding mitochondrial fission 1 protein gives MEEVVSDLVAPEDLKRFEKKYNSELVKGPVSKATTFEYAWCLIRSKYSNDIIKGIQLLEELVYSSKKDDQRDFLFYLAVANYRLKEYERAVKYIRTLRKNEPDNKQALELEKLINSALKKDGLVGMAIVGGIGLGVAGLAGLIGMAVAKGAKS, from the exons AGGTTTGAGAAGAAGTATAATTCTGAACTGGTGAAAGGGCCTGTTTCCAAGGCAACCACTTTTGAATATGCCTGGTGTTTGATCCGAAGCAAGTACTCCAATGACATCATAAAAGGAATTCAGCTTTTGGAAG AACTGGTATATTCAAGCAAGAAAGATGATCAGAGAGACTTTCTATTCTACCTCGCTGTTGCCAACTATAGACTTAAG GAGTATGAGAGGGCAGTAAAATACATTCGTACTCTGCGGAAGAATGAACCAGATAACAAACAGGCCCTGGAATTGGAAAAACTAATCAACAGCGCATTAAAAAAAG ATGGCTTGGTAGGCATGGCGATCGTTGGCGGTATTGGATTAGGTGTGGCTGGATTGGCAGGCCTTATTGGTATGGCAGTTGCTAAAGGTGCAAAGTCCTAA